The following is a genomic window from Anaerolineales bacterium.
GATGACGCAGGCGTCCGGGTTGCCCAGCACCTGGCGGGCGCCGTTGCCTTCACGGTTGACCAGCACCGTGTCGCCTATGCCGGCCTGGGTGCTGTCCAAGGCGATGAAGTCGCCGCTAGGCTCCTCGCCCGGCAAGAGCAAAGGCTGCACCACCAGCAGGCGGCGGCTCTTGTAATCGGCGTGTCCGATGGTGGTGACCACTGTGCCGGTGACTTTGCCGAGGATCATTAGCTGTACCTGCTGACGCCTTTTTTCAAGGTGAAATCAAATTCACCGTCCGGGCGTTGAGTCAGCTCATCGACCAGGCCAACCAGGGCCAGGTCGACCGGCACGAACTTATGCCCGGGCAGCGACAATGCCGCCTCGCGCGAGCGCACCATGACGCACAGGTCGCCCTGGTTGGCTTCGACTACGTCCACGGCGACTTGCAGAGGCCCGCTGGGCTTAAGCTGCCGATCAAGCGGCTCCACCACCAGCAGGCGGTATCCCTCCATGTTGGGATACTTCAGCGTGCTGACGGCGACGCCGCGCACTCGCCCGAAGAGCATTAGCGGCCCAGGCTCCGCAGCACACGCTGCACGATGGTGCGCAGCAAGGCATCGTCCACCTGGCTGCCCAGCTTGGCTTTGACCGCGGTGAAGATACGCGCTTCAAGCTCTGCGCCGCTCAGCGAGCCGCTGGGGGCGGCAGGCGTGATATGCGGCTTAGGGACCGGCGCGCTGGCCGCGGCGGGCGGCACCGGCGCACTGGCGGCCGGTGAAGCCAGGTCTGAGAGATACGGGCGCGCCGGGGCGCTGGCCGGGCGGCTATCACGTTCGCCGATCAGCTGCAGGCCCATGCGGCGCGCTTTCTCGCGGGCCAGGTCGGTGATGACGACGTCATCGGTGACCGTCAGCAACGTGACGCCCTGGCGGGCCAGGTCTTCGATGTCGCGTTCGGTGTAAAAGACTTTAGCCATAGGCCGCTCCTTAGCCGCTGACGCCCTCAAGCGCACTCATGGCCTTGGTGGCCGCATCGTGCGCACTGACAATCTCAGATTCGGAGCCGGCCAGCCACATGCGGCCGAAGCGCCCCACCGAGGAAACGTGCATGATCTTGATGCTGGCGTTCTTCTCAGCCTCATTGCAGGCCAGGTTGATGTAGGCAGCCGGGGCCACTTCCATGACCAGCATGGTCTCGCCAGGGACCAGCATGCTGCCGCGGCGGAAGCGGTTGAGCAACTGCGCCTGGTAGGGGTCCACGTTGGTGATGATCTGGCTGGAGGCGATCTGCGGGCGAATGCGGTCTTCGACCTTTAGGTCGAGGTGGTTCAAGACTGCCTGGCCGGCTTCTTTGACGGCGGCCTGGTTCATCGAGTGCACCTCGAACATGCCAAACTCGCGTTCCACGATCTGGGCGCCGGGCTTGGCCTCAGTGGCCTTGACAGCGATGTCCACCAGGCGGAAGGCTTCGTTGCCCGGGGCCATTTCGATATAGAGCGAAGCCATGCCTTCAGTCGGCAGGTCGCCCTGGGTCACAGTACCCACGAACGCGGCGTACTGCGGCTGCATGCGGTCGATGTAGCAGTAACACCGCAAGGAAAATTTTTGATCTGCCATAGTTAATCCGTTCCTTCGTTGCGCTGGTTGCTCAGGGCAATCCCCAGCGGGGTGACAAACATGGGCCAGTCCGGCACGCTGGTCGGCAGCCCGGTGTAACGCTGCACTACTTCCGCCATGCCAGGGAAGGCGGAAGTACCGCCCACCAGGGTAAGGCTCTCGACCGTGCGGCCGCCGCTGGCCTGGTAGGCCTGGATGTGGCGAGCCGTGATGCTGGCCACCTTTTCCATCACCGGGCGCACCACCGGCAGCAAACGGGTCTGCTGCGCCGGGTCCTTCTTCAGCTCCTCAGCTTCTTCAAAGCTGAGGCCTTGTGCGCCGGCGATAACCAGGCTGAAGTGCGTGCCGCCGGTGGCCTCGTCGGCCGTGTAGACCACCTGGCCATCCTCAATGATGGCGATGCCGGTGGTGCCGCCGCCCACGTCCACGATGGCGCCGTTCTGCAGGCCCAACAAGGCGTTGGCGGCTGTGGGCTCGTCCACCAGCTGATCACACAGCAGGCCAGCGGCTTGCACCACGTTGGCGGTGGCCTGCACCTCCGCCCGGGGTACACCCGGGGGGAAGGAGCTGGCCGCCTCTTGCAGCGGGCGACCCAGACGGGCCTCCACCCTAGCCTTCATGGCGCTCAGCCGGTCCACAGCCCCGATGTAGTCGACCACCAGGCCATCACGCACCACCTGGGCGAACTGGTATTCGCCGGCAAGCGGTTGGCCCTGTTCATCCAGCACGACCAGCACCAGGTAGGCGGTGCCAAGGTCTACACCGGTCAACAGGCGGCCCTGAGGGACAACCTCGAGGGGCGGCGGTTCCGGCTGGTCGATGCGCCGCAATACCTGTGCGGCGCGCGCCAGCCTGGCGGCGGAGTCCAAAGCGCTACTTACTGCAGCGACTTAGGCCTTGGCGCCGCCGCGACCGCCGGAGTTGCCACGCGTGTTCTGCGGCAAGATCATCTCGACGTTCTCGTGCGGGCGCGGGATGACATGCACGGACACCAGCTCGCCAATGCGCTTGGCGGCGGCGGCGCCGGCATCGGTGGCGGCCTTGACCGCACCTACATCGCCGCGCACCATCACGGTCACGAAGCCACCACCGACATACTCGGAACCGATCAGGGTGACATTGGCGGCCTTGACCATGGCGTCAGCGGCCTCGACGGCGCCCACCAGGCCACGGGTTTCGACCATGCCGAGGGCAATCAAACTCAAATCTTGTGCCATTGCTTTTCTCCTTGTTTTTTCGTACTGCGTTGGTTAGCCAACAGGCTTAAGCCTGTGAACTACTGAGGATTTGTTGCACAACTTCCTGGACAATGCGCTCCAACTGTTGGGAGTCCGGGTTGGACACCGCAGCCGCCTCCGTACCGGGCCGCAAAGCAGCCTCCGGCGGCGCCGAAGTTTCGTAGGCCAGGCGTTTGACATTGAACAGGTGGTGCACAGTGATGTTGTCGCCAGTGATGGCGCCGCCGATGCCGCCGGAGCCGAGGGTCATGGAAGGCATGACCGAAGTGGTCAGGCCTACCGCACCGAGGGTACCCATGGTATTGACGCCGATGCGAAAGACCGGCTTCTCCAGGGCGAAAGCCATGATGATCTTCTCATCAGTGGCGTGCAGCATGATGCTGTGGCCGCGGCCGCCGAAGTGGATCATCTCCAGGCAGCGGTCGCAGCCCGCTTCCCAGCCGTCTTCTTCGTACCAGCCCAGCACGGTGGTCAACTTCTCGCGTGAGAGCGGCTCGTCACGGCCGACCTGGCTGAGGCGGGCGACCAGGATGCGGGCCGAGGCCGGCACCTGCACGCCCGCCATGGCGGCCAGCACCTGTGGGGACTTGCCCACGGTGGCGGCGTTGATGGCACCGTCGGGCTTGAAGAGCAGCTGGCGCATGGCCTGGGTCTGCGCCTCGTCCATAAAATGGGCGCCTTCGGCCTTCATCAACTGTTCCAGGCGAGCGGCGATCGGCCGGTCGGCCACCACAGCCTGCTCGGTGGCGCAGATCACAGAATGGTCGAAGGCCTTGCTGCCCACGATATAGCGGGCGGCCTTTTCCAGGTCAGCGCTGCGGTCGACATAGACCGGCACATTGCCGGGACCGACGCCGAAGGCTGGCTTGCCCTGCGAGTGGGCGGCGCGCACCATGGGGCCGCCGCCGGTGGCCAGAATGACAGCGGTACGCTTGTGGCTGAGCAGTTCGTTGGTGCCCTGCAGGCTGACCAGCGACATGCAATGGATCAGTCCTTCGGGTGCGCCGGCTTCCACAGCGGCCCGGGCCATCAGCTGGGCGGTCTCGACACAGCAGTTGACCGCCGAGGGGTGCGGGGCGACCACAATGCCGTTGCGGGCCTTGATCGAGATGAGCACTTTGTTCATCACGGTCGAGGTGGGATTGGTGCTGGGGGTCAGCGCGGCGACCACACCCATCGGCCAGGCGACTTCATAGAGCTGCTTGTGCGGGTCATGGCGGATGACGCCGACGGTGCGCACGTCTTTGATGCTCTCCCAGACATTGCGGGAGGCAAATTCGTTCTTGAGCTTCTTGTGCTCGGGCACGCCGTAGCCGGTCTCTTCGCTGGCCATGCGGCCCAGGCGTTCGGCGGCGCGGAAGGCCGCATCGGCCATCGCCCCACAGACGCGGTCGACCTCTTCCTGGGTGGCCTTGGCCCAGATCTGCTGGGCTTTGTAAGCGGCCTCCACCATGGAGCGGGCTTGTTGGATGGATTGCAGGTCTTTGTCGAATTCAGCCATAGTGTCTCACTAACTCTTGCGGAAAGCGACTTCGCCGTCCACATTGAGGGTGTCAATGATCGCCATAATCACCGCATCCACCGGAGTGTCCTTGGTAATGTCAGTCTGGCGGCCGCTGGAGCCGTGGGCGGTGAGCACCAGGTCGCCCACCCCGGCGTTCACCGAATCGACCGCCACGTACGGCTTGCCGGTGGGTTTGCCGGTCTGGTCGGTCTCGCGGCAGATGAGCAGCTTGCGCCCTTCCAGCTTGGGGTCTTTGATGGTAGCAACCGTGTTGCCGATGACTTTGGCGATCAACATATGCGTGTCCTCTGTCTAATACGCCTGGGCAGGCTGCGGAGCGGCGGCAGGCACAGCCGCGGGAGCGGCGGCCTTTTCTTTTTCGCCAGCGACGATCTTGACGCCCGCGCTGGCGCCGATGCGGGTGGCGCCGGCGTCTACCAGGCTCTTGGCGTCGGCGTAGTCACGCACACCGCCCGAGGCCTTGACGCCCATCTCCGGGCCGACCACGCGGCGCATCAGGGCGATGTCGGCCGCGGTGGCGCCGCCACCGGAAAAGCCGGTGGAAGTCTTGACGAAGTCAGCGCCGGCCTCTTTGGAGAGCAGGCAGGCGGTGACCTTTTCTTCTTCGGTCAGCAATGCGGTTTCAATAATGACCTTGACCAACGCACCGGCGGCATGGGCGATGCGCACCACCCCGGCGATGTCACGCCCCACCAGGGTGAAGTCACGGCCCTTGAGCGCGCCGATGTTGATGACCATGTCGATCTCCGTGGCGCCGTCGCGCAGGGCGGTTTCGGTCTCGAAGGCTTTGACGTCCGGGGCCGAGGCGCCTAAGGGGAAGCCGATCACGGTGCAAACCTTGACCGGCGTGCCGCGCAGCAAGTCGGCGCACAGCTTGACATAACCGGGATTGACACACACCGAAGCGAAGTTGTAGGTGCGGGCTTCATAGCACAACTGGGCGACCTGGTCCGGCGTGGCGTCGGGCTTGAGCAGGGTATGGTCAATCAAGCGGGCTACACTGGGGTCCTGCGGGATGCCGCCCAGGGTGGAAGTCAGCCGTTCCGCGCCAGCGGTGATCACGCGGCCGACGCGGTCAAAGCAGGTGCGCACGCAAATGCCGTCGGCGCATTCCTGGGTGCAGGAATCGCCGTGGACGTGCGCCACGGCCCCACTGGCATCCATCGGGCTGGTCTGGAGGGTGGCCTTGTGGCCGCCACAACCGCAGCCGCAGTCGCCGCTTTTGACGGCTGAGGCGACCGAGGCCCCGCCGGCGGGCAGCTGGCCCTGTTCGGCCAGGGCGGCAATCACCTCGCGGGCGACAATCTCAACAATCGAACGGATGTCAGGGGTAGCGGTCATTTTTTGCTCTCAATCGCCATGATCTTATCGACGCGGGCGGCATGGCGGCCGCCGCCAAATTCGGTGCTCAGCCAGGTGTCCACGATCTGGCGGGCCAGGGCGGCGCCCAGCAAGCCTGCGCCGAGGGTCAGCACGTTGGCGTCATTGTGCTCACGGCTGTTGACGGCCGTGGCGTAGTCGTAGCACATGGCGGCGCGGGCGCCGGGCACCTTATTGGCCGCCATGCAGCTGCCAATCCCCGCCCCGTCGATCACAATGCCGCGCCAGGCTTCGCCACTGGCGACCTTGCGAGCCACGGCCTCGGCGAAGTCGGGATAATCCACCGCTTCAGTGCTGTGGGTGCCGCAATCGTCGATCTGAAAGCCCTTGGCCTGCAGGTGGGCGACCAGGTCCTGCTTCATGCCCAGGCCGCCGTGGTCGGCCCCAATGGCAATCCGGCCGCGGTTGGCGGCGCGCGGCGCGCCAGCGGCGGGTTCAGCTTGCAACCCCGCGGGCTGCAGCTGGGCCAGCACGCGGCCCACGATCTGCTCGACTTCGCTCTCGGAGATGTGCGCCATGGTCAGGAGCCCCCAGCGGTGACGCGGCCGGGCAGGCGGCGGAAGCCGACTTCCTGGACCGGTGCGTGCAATTTCAAGTTGGTATAGAAGCGGAACTGGTCGGCGCGCACTTCGGAGTCGACGTATTCGATGACGCGGCCATCCGCCAGGCGGGTCTCACGATGGAAGACGAAGACCACCGCCGGCATTTCCAAACCGAGCAACTCAGCTACCTGCGGCGTGGCCAGGGTGGCTTCGATCTCCTGCTCGGCATGGTCAGGGCGCAGGCCGTACTGCTCAGCCAGCACTTGATATAGGGACATATGGGAAAAGTCGTGGTTGAGCAGACCCGGGAAGAGCGTGTGCGGCAGATGGGTGCGTTCAATCGCCATTGGCTGGCTGTCCAGCAAACGCAGGCGCAGCAGGTAGACCACTTCTGCGCCGAGCTGCAGCTGCAGACGGCGCGCCAGGAAAGGTTCGGCGCGGATCACGGCCGCCTCCAGCACTTGGCTGCTGGCCTGGCGGCCCTGCAACTGCATCTCTTGGGTGAAGCCCATCAGGTACTCGGCGGTCTTGTTGACCCGCTCGGGGGCGACGAAGGTACCGACGCCTTGCAGCGTGCGCACATAGCCGCGAGCAGCCAAGTAGGCCAAGGCGTGGCGCACCGTATTGCGCCCCACACCATACAGCTGGCCCAGTTCGCTCTCCGAGCGGATGCGCTGGTTGGCGCCCAACTGGCCGGACTGGATCTCCGCCAGAATCGAATCGGCCACTGCTTGATACAGCGGCTTGCCAGCCTGATTCTTTTCAATAGAGGTAGCCATAGCGTCTCGGCATGCAGAACTTATACCTACATGTTCCAACATGTACCATCGAGGATAGCACCAACGGCCCTGCGAGTCAAGCGCGTAACGGGCACAGGGTTGGTCCCGTTTGCCCAGATAACCCATATTCAAGGAGGCAAATAATGCTTAGGTGGGCTCTTACTTTTCTGGTTGTAGCTCTGATCGCCGGTGTGCTTGGCTTCGGCGGCATTGCCGGGACGGCAGAAGGCATTGCCAGAGTGCTGTTCGGGTTGTTCCTGATCCTGGCCCTGGTTTCCTTCATCTTTGGCCGCCGTGTGGTCTAGACCTAGCGGTCTGACCGTGCAAAAATGAAAAAGCCCGCCTGTTTGGCGGGCTTTTTTGTCGGGGCAGCGATCGCGTTAGGCCGCCAGGGGGATCACGTAAAACAGAATGGCAAAGTAGTGCAAAGCGCTGCCCAGCAGCACGAAGCCGTGCCAGATGGCATGGTTGAACGGCAGGCGCTTCCAAACATAGAAGATCACGCCCACCATGTAGGCCAGTCCGCCTGCCAGCAGCAGCGCCAGGCCACCAGGGGCCACCGACTCCAGCAGGGGCCGAATGGCGACCACCACCAGCCAGCCCATCGCCACGTAAGGGATGGCGTTGACCCAGCGCGGCAGCTTGAGCATTACGCCCTGCAGGGCGATGCCGGCGATGGCCAACGTCCAGACCACGGCCAACAAGCTCCAACCCCAGGGACCGCGCAGGTTGACCAGGGCGAAGGGCGTATACGTGCCAGCGATGAGCAGAAAAATGGCGGAGTGGTCCAGGGTGCGCAGCCACTTCTTGGCACGCTCCAAGGGAATGCTGTGATACAGCGTGGAAGCGGTGTACAGCAGGATCTGAGTGGCGCCGTAAATGCTGCAGCTGACGATATGCCAGACACTGCCAAACAGGCTGGCAAAGCTGGTCAGCACGGCCAGGCCGGCGATCGAAAGCACAATGCCCACGCCGTGAGACAGGCTGTTGGCCAACTCCTCAGCGGGGGTGTACCGGTTGGCGTGGATGTTGGTGTTCATGCTCGGCCCAGTATAGCCAAAAGGGCTTAGGCCAGCATGAGTGGCTAGCTGCTGCGGCCCTTGAACACCAGGCGGATGGGCGTGCCTAGATACCCGTAGGCGGCACGCAGACGGTTCTCTAAAAAGCGCTGGTAGCTGAAGTGCACCAGCTTGGGGTCGTTGACGTAGATCAGGAAAGTTGGCGGGTCGCTGCGCACCTGGGTGCCGTAGTAAATGCGCAGGCTGCGGCCAGACTTGCCAGGGGGCGGCTGGTAGTCCTGCGCTTCGCCCAGCACCTTGTTGATCATCGAGGTGCTCAGCTGCACGTGGCGCTCCTCGGCCACTTTGACAGCGGTGGGCAGCACTTGCCCCACTCCCGCCCCGGTCAGCGCTGAGATAAAGATCAGGGGCGCGTAGCTGACGAACTTGAGCGCACTGCGAATGCTGGCCGCCATCTCATCCTGGGCGCTGGCGGTCTTTTCCACCGCATCCCATTTGTTGACCACCAACACAGCGCTCTTCCAGGCTTCCTGGATGTAGCCGGCTATGTGTGCGTCCTGAGCCGTGATGCCCTCAACTCCGTCGATCAGTAACAAAGCCACATCGGCGCGCTCGATGGCCCGCAGGGTGCGGATGCTGCTGAACTTGTCCACACCCGGTGTGATCTTGCCGCGGCGCTTGAGCCCGGCGGTGTCGATCAGACGCAGCTGCTGGCCCTGCCACTGCAGCATGGTGTCGACCGCGTCGCGGGTGGTGCCGGGGATCTCGCTGACCAGCACGCGCTCCTCGCCGATCAACTTGTTGAACAAGGTGGACTTGCCCGCATTGGGTTTGCCCAGCAGGGCAATCGCTACATCCTGCTCAGCATCTTCTTGCGGTTCAGGCAGGCTGCGCAAGGCGGCCACCAGCTCATCCAGCAGGTCGCCGGTGCCAGTGCCGTGCACGGCGGAGATGGGGTGCGGCTGACCCATGCCCAGTTCGTAGAAAGCGCCGGCCGCTTCGCGGCGGGCGCTGGAGTCGGCCTTGTTGACCGCCAGGAAGACCGGCGGGCGCAGCTCGCCGCCCTCCTTGCGTTGGAAGCGGCGCAAGATCTCGGCGACTTCCAAGTCAGCCGGGGTCACGCCGTCTTCGACATCGACGACGAAGATGACTGCATCCGCTTCGCGGATGGCTTGCTCGGCCTGGGCGCGGATCTGGCTGACAAAGTCGGCAGAGCCCACCGAGAGCGCCTGGCGGCCGGCCCCCTGGGCGACTTTGATGGGGTCGATGCCGCCGGTGTCCACCACGGCGAAGTCCTGGCCAGCCCAGTCGGAGTTGGCATACAGCCGGTCACGCGTTGTGCCGGGGATGTCATCCACCACGGCCAAGCGTTCGCCGGCCAGGCGGTTGAACAGGGTGCTTTTGCCGACGTTGGGTCGGCCGACGATTGCGACGATAGGTTTAGACATTAGCGGCTGGTAATAGTAACTTCAATTTGGCTGGGGCTGACCGAAACAATTTCCACGTCGCGCGGCAGCACCTCAACCTCCGGCACCAGGACATGCGTGCCGGCTTGCAGGCCGGTCAGATCGACAAAGATGCGGATGTCGCCGGTCTGCAAGTTTTGCAGCGTGGTCAGCGGTCCGGAAACCACTACGCTGACGGTTTGCGGTGAAAGCGCCGCCTGTAAACCAGAGGCCAGGCCGGCCACTTCCACCTGCAGATTGAGCAAGGTGCTGGTCTCGATCGGCGAAACACCCACGCTGACTTGAACATTTTGTTGTTCGCCCACCACGATCACGCCGGGGGGCAGGCTGAGCGCCAGCCGCGTGGTGACCGTTTCGTTCAGGCCGCTGATGTCCAGCGGGAGTGTGTCCACATAGCCCGGCAAGCCAGCCACGACCTCCGAATCGGTGGAGAACAGCGTGATGACCGGTGGGTCCACAGTGACGCTGGTGACGCGGAACCCGCTGGCAAGGAAGCCCACGGTTTGTACGCGCACCGCCACCTCACGGTAGCCGCCGGCCTGCACGATGGTCTGGCTGATCTCGGCCTGGGCCGGGTTCAGGGTCAGCCCGCTGAGCACATTGCCGGCTTCATCCAAAGCGGTCAAGCTGACCTGGGCGCTGACCGTATCGCGCGCGTCGGCAATGTTCAGGCTGGCGACCACGCGGTCCACCTCGGCCACCAGGGTGGCGGGGCCGGAGACGGTGGTGCTGGCCGCGCCCAAATTGAGGTCGCCGGTCTCAAAGCCGAGGGCCGGGCTGCCCACCACCTGGGCCAGTACCGGGAATTCCTGCACAGCCAGCGGTTCCAGTTGGAATGTGACTTCTTCAGGATTGATCTGCACCACGCGCAGCGGGCGCAGCTCTGAATCGAGCTGGATCGGCAGGGTGTGCTCGCCGGCCTCCAGGCCTTCCAGGTCAATAAAGACTTCCACCGCCCCAGGCAACGCAGTGAGGCGGTCCCACAAGGATACCGGCGCGCCCAGGCGCAGCAGCACCTGACTGGGCAGGTTGCCCACAATGATCAGGCCCGGGTCCTGGTTGCGCACTTGCAGGGCCAGCGGGGTTGGGAAGTCGCGCGCTTCGTTGGGGTCCGTGGCCACCACCGCCGAGACCCAAACGGCGAAAGCAATGGCAAAGGCCAGCAGCACAGTGCCCAGGTTGTTCCACAAGCGCAGAAGCAAGACTTTCCACATATCAGGCTTCG
Proteins encoded in this region:
- the rpiB gene encoding ribose 5-phosphate isomerase B — its product is MAHISESEVEQIVGRVLAQLQPAGLQAEPAAGAPRAANRGRIAIGADHGGLGMKQDLVAHLQAKGFQIDDCGTHSTEAVDYPDFAEAVARKVASGEAWRGIVIDGAGIGSCMAANKVPGARAAMCYDYATAVNSREHNDANVLTLGAGLLGAALARQIVDTWLSTEFGGGRHAARVDKIMAIESKK
- a CDS encoding GntR family transcriptional regulator, which codes for MATSIEKNQAGKPLYQAVADSILAEIQSGQLGANQRIRSESELGQLYGVGRNTVRHALAYLAARGYVRTLQGVGTFVAPERVNKTAEYLMGFTQEMQLQGRQASSQVLEAAVIRAEPFLARRLQLQLGAEVVYLLRLRLLDSQPMAIERTHLPHTLFPGLLNHDFSHMSLYQVLAEQYGLRPDHAEQEIEATLATPQVAELLGLEMPAVVFVFHRETRLADGRVIEYVDSEVRADQFRFYTNLKLHAPVQEVGFRRLPGRVTAGGS
- the der gene encoding ribosome biogenesis GTPase Der; the encoded protein is MSKPIVAIVGRPNVGKSTLFNRLAGERLAVVDDIPGTTRDRLYANSDWAGQDFAVVDTGGIDPIKVAQGAGRQALSVGSADFVSQIRAQAEQAIREADAVIFVVDVEDGVTPADLEVAEILRRFQRKEGGELRPPVFLAVNKADSSARREAAGAFYELGMGQPHPISAVHGTGTGDLLDELVAALRSLPEPQEDAEQDVAIALLGKPNAGKSTLFNKLIGEERVLVSEIPGTTRDAVDTMLQWQGQQLRLIDTAGLKRRGKITPGVDKFSSIRTLRAIERADVALLLIDGVEGITAQDAHIAGYIQEAWKSAVLVVNKWDAVEKTASAQDEMAASIRSALKFVSYAPLIFISALTGAGVGQVLPTAVKVAEERHVQLSTSMINKVLGEAQDYQPPPGKSGRSLRIYYGTQVRSDPPTFLIYVNDPKLVHFSYQRFLENRLRAAYGYLGTPIRLVFKGRSS
- the eutM gene encoding ethanolamine utilization microcompartment protein EutM translates to MSLIALGMVETRGLVGAVEAADAMVKAANVTLIGSEYVGGGFVTVMVRGDVGAVKAATDAGAAAAKRIGELVSVHVIPRPHENVEMILPQNTRGNSGGRGGAKA
- a CDS encoding EutN/CcmL family microcompartment protein encodes the protein MILGKVTGTVVTTIGHADYKSRRLLVVQPLLLPGEEPSGDFIALDSTQAGIGDTVLVNREGNGARQVLGNPDACVISVIVGIVDSLSIPSFD
- the deoC gene encoding deoxyribose-phosphate aldolase, coding for MDASGAVAHVHGDSCTQECADGICVRTCFDRVGRVITAGAERLTSTLGGIPQDPSVARLIDHTLLKPDATPDQVAQLCYEARTYNFASVCVNPGYVKLCADLLRGTPVKVCTVIGFPLGASAPDVKAFETETALRDGATEIDMVINIGALKGRDFTLVGRDIAGVVRIAHAAGALVKVIIETALLTEEEKVTACLLSKEAGADFVKTSTGFSGGGATAADIALMRRVVGPEMGVKASGGVRDYADAKSLVDAGATRIGASAGVKIVAGEKEKAAAPAAVPAAAPQPAQAY
- a CDS encoding aldehyde dehydrogenase family protein — translated: MAEFDKDLQSIQQARSMVEAAYKAQQIWAKATQEEVDRVCGAMADAAFRAAERLGRMASEETGYGVPEHKKLKNEFASRNVWESIKDVRTVGVIRHDPHKQLYEVAWPMGVVAALTPSTNPTSTVMNKVLISIKARNGIVVAPHPSAVNCCVETAQLMARAAVEAGAPEGLIHCMSLVSLQGTNELLSHKRTAVILATGGGPMVRAAHSQGKPAFGVGPGNVPVYVDRSADLEKAARYIVGSKAFDHSVICATEQAVVADRPIAARLEQLMKAEGAHFMDEAQTQAMRQLLFKPDGAINAATVGKSPQVLAAMAGVQVPASARILVARLSQVGRDEPLSREKLTTVLGWYEEDGWEAGCDRCLEMIHFGGRGHSIMLHATDEKIIMAFALEKPVFRIGVNTMGTLGAVGLTTSVMPSMTLGSGGIGGAITGDNITVHHLFNVKRLAYETSAPPEAALRPGTEAAAVSNPDSQQLERIVQEVVQQILSSSQA
- a CDS encoding EutN/CcmL family microcompartment protein translates to MLFGRVRGVAVSTLKYPNMEGYRLLVVEPLDRQLKPSGPLQVAVDVVEANQGDLCVMVRSREAALSLPGHKFVPVDLALVGLVDELTQRPDGEFDFTLKKGVSRYS
- the eutJ gene encoding ethanolamine utilization protein EutJ, producing MARAAQVLRRIDQPEPPPLEVVPQGRLLTGVDLGTAYLVLVVLDEQGQPLAGEYQFAQVVRDGLVVDYIGAVDRLSAMKARVEARLGRPLQEAASSFPPGVPRAEVQATANVVQAAGLLCDQLVDEPTAANALLGLQNGAIVDVGGGTTGIAIIEDGQVVYTADEATGGTHFSLVIAGAQGLSFEEAEELKKDPAQQTRLLPVVRPVMEKVASITARHIQAYQASGGRTVESLTLVGGTSAFPGMAEVVQRYTGLPTSVPDWPMFVTPLGIALSNQRNEGTD
- a CDS encoding DUF1328 domain-containing protein codes for the protein MLRWALTFLVVALIAGVLGFGGIAGTAEGIARVLFGLFLILALVSFIFGRRVV
- a CDS encoding hemolysin III family protein — protein: MNTNIHANRYTPAEELANSLSHGVGIVLSIAGLAVLTSFASLFGSVWHIVSCSIYGATQILLYTASTLYHSIPLERAKKWLRTLDHSAIFLLIAGTYTPFALVNLRGPWGWSLLAVVWTLAIAGIALQGVMLKLPRWVNAIPYVAMGWLVVVAIRPLLESVAPGGLALLLAGGLAYMVGVIFYVWKRLPFNHAIWHGFVLLGSALHYFAILFYVIPLAA
- a CDS encoding EutN/CcmL family microcompartment protein, which gives rise to MLIAKVIGNTVATIKDPKLEGRKLLICRETDQTGKPTGKPYVAVDSVNAGVGDLVLTAHGSSGRQTDITKDTPVDAVIMAIIDTLNVDGEVAFRKS